In Hermetia illucens chromosome 1, iHerIll2.2.curated.20191125, whole genome shotgun sequence, one genomic interval encodes:
- the LOC119646999 gene encoding uncharacterized protein LOC119646999: protein MREDLAKDFEHLQHPLKLSVAKTGSFITATKRGKLNVISKIGIQGELKDVLYCSEVPYNLLSVTKMQAAGMTIIFNERGVVVQKGGKTLMTDNQQADILTKPVSAIKVL from the exons ATGCG AGAGGATTTAGCAAAAGACTTTGAGCATCTTCAACATCCGTTGAAATTATCTGTGGCAAAGACTGGATCATTTATAACAGCAACTAAGAGAGGCAAACTGAACGTAATCAGCAAAATAGGGATACAAGGAGAATTAAAGGATGTTTTGTACTGCTCGGAAGTTCCATACAATCTATTATCTGTAACAAAAATGCAAGCAGCTGGAATGACGATAATTTTTAATGAACGTGGTGTCGTTGTTCAAAAAGGTGGTAAGACCTTGATGACAG ATAATCAGCAGGCAGATATTCTAACGAAGCCCGTATCAGCAATCAAG GTACTTTAA